The window AGTGTTGAGTATACTATAATTCCTGATAGAATAGTTGCGGGCACTTATATGACTGCGGCAGCTATAACAAATGGGGAAATAGTGCTAAAAAATATAGAAACTGAGCATATACAGTCTATAATATCAAAATTAAGAGAAGCAGGCTGCAAAATATATAGTAACTGTACAGCACTAAAAATTGTTGGTCCAAAAGAAATTCAAGCAATAGAATCAATAAAAACCTCTCCATACCCTGGATATCCAACTGATATGCAAGCACAAATGATGGCTTTATTGACCATTTCAAATGGCACAAGCCTTATATCTGAAACAGTTTTTGAGAACAGATTTAAGCATGTACCAGAACTAACTAGAATGGGTGCCAATATAACAACAATAGATAGAGTTGCTGTTATAAAGGGAGTAAAAAAGCTAACAGGTGCTAAAGTTACAGCTAAGGATCTAAGGGGAGGAGCAAGCTTGGTACTTGCAGGTTTAGCAGCTGAGGGTACTACAGAAATAGATAATATTTTTCATACCGAAAGAGGCTATGAGAAGCTTGATGAAAATCTTAGAAATTTAGGTGCTATTATAAAAAAAGTATAAATATAATAAAAAAAGTTCTATAGCGGAATATACTGCTTTAGTCTTTTTTTCAAAAAGAGTGGGTCAAGCTGTATAATATAAAAATTGGTGGAGGATATAAATGGCATCTAAGGCGGTAAATAAAAAAATTAGAAAAAGAAAAAGAAGATTTATGTTTTTAGTTTTCTTGGTTCTAGTAGCAACTTGTGTCTATTTCATATTTAGGACAAGTATATTTAATATTAATGAGGTAATAGTAAAAGGTAATGAGCAAATTGAAACAGAAAAAGTTATACTTGCCTCAGGTATAGAAAAGGGTATTAATATATTTAAGCTTAATAAGAGTGCAGTTATAGAGAATATTAAGATGCATCCATATGTAAAAGAGGTACGTGTCTTTAGAAAATTACCTGATAAGATTGTAATAGATATTGTTGAAAGAAAAGAAGCTTTTATTGTTAAGGCTATGAATACTTTTGTATATGTAGATGAAGAAGGAATTATTTTAAACGTATTATCTGAAAAAAACAATCTAGATATTTCAGAATTAAATGGCTTTAGTATTAACAATATTATAATTGGAAATAATCTTAAATTAGAAGATGAAATTTCCACAAGCGAGATTTTAAATTTTATTGATAGATGTAGTAAAGCTTCAATACTAAATCAAATAAGTATAATAAAAAAAGATAAGGAAGATGAATTAGTTATTACATTAAAAAATGGAATAAATATTGAATTTGGAAATCTTAAAGAAATTGAACATAAATTAGCTTTCATAAAGAGTATATTAGAGGATTTAAAATTGAAGGGTATAAATAAAGGGAAAATATGTTTTAATAAAGGTAAAAATCCTGTTTTTGTACCAGTGGGTAATTAGGAGGAGAATATGAACAATGCAAAAAATAAGCTTGCGCTTGGTATAGTGTGTGTTTTTTTAGGCTTAATAATGTCTTTGCAATTTAAAACAGTCAATAGAGTTGTTGGAAAAGGACAATTGATAAGTAATAGAGCTAAAGAGTATACTATAGAATATCAAAAGCTGCAGACTGATAAAGAAGAACTTACTAAACAATTAGATGATCTCAATGAAAAAATAAAAAAATATGAAGATAGTGCCTCAAAAGAAAATGTATATGTTGAAGAATTAACCAAAGAAAAACAAAAATACAAAATGATAGCAGGATATGAGAATGTTGAAGGACCAGGAATTGAACTTATTATAGATGACCCTGATATAGAAGTCCTAATTGGTGATAATACAAGCTATTTTGTCTATAATTATGATACAATAATGACTATAATAAGTTTTTTAAATACTGCGGAAGCAGAGGCGATTTCAATAAACGGATTAAGATATACAAATTATACTGAAATTTTACCAGTAGGTAATCACCTAAATATTAATGGAGTATCGATTGGGGCTCCTATAGAAATAAAAGCTATAGGACCACCTGATAAATTGGAATCGGCACTTGTTTTTAAAGGAGGTATAATTGATCAACTAAAGAGAAACGAATTAAAAGTAGATTTAAAACAAAGTGATTTAATAACTATTCAGGGATATAAAAAAATAATGAATTTCAGGTATGCTAAACCTGTTAATGGCAATTAATAGAATGGAGAAGTTTATGAAAAGGAATAATTATTATAAGATTATTTTATTTTTTGCTGGGTTGTTGATAGGTTCGTTTTTAATAACTCAGTATAGACATGATGGTTTTAAATATTACTTTGTTTCGTTGAATGCAGTACAAGAAATTCAAGATAGTATAATTAGTACAAATGATGAAATTGCTAACTTAAGAAATCTCATATCTGAAAAACAAAAAGAACTTTTAAGGGTTCAAGATGCTGTTAATGATGGTAATGTTGTTAAAATTTTAAAAGAAGAAATAGGAAATGTTAAAAATGTAGCAGGAATGACAAATTTGAGGGGTTCAGGAATAATGATAAGAATATCTGATGGTACTAGGCATGATAAAGATGAAGATATAAGTAATTATGTAGTACATGATTCAGATATATTAAATATTATTAATGACTTAAAGGCAGCTGGAGCAGAAGCTATAAGTATTAAAGGGCAAAGGGTTTTATCAACTTCTGAAATACACTGTGGTGGTCCTGTTATATGGATAAACAAAAGGTCTGTTTCAAATCCTTTTGTTATAAATGTGATTGGAAATCCTAAACAATTATACGCAGCTATAAATGCACCTGGTACGAATGGTGATTTACTAAAAAAATATATTAATATAGATACAAAAATAAGTGACAATATATTTATACCTAGGTTTTATGAAGATATTGACTTTATATATGCAAAACCTATAAAAGAAGGTGATGATTAATAATATGATTTATGCAATTATTGGTATACTACTAGGAGTTTTGATTGGTAAATTTTTACCAATTACTTATTCTGCAAGCTATTCTACTTATATTTCTGTAGCAA is drawn from Abyssisolibacter fermentans and contains these coding sequences:
- a CDS encoding cell division protein FtsQ/DivIB; translation: MASKAVNKKIRKRKRRFMFLVFLVLVATCVYFIFRTSIFNINEVIVKGNEQIETEKVILASGIEKGINIFKLNKSAVIENIKMHPYVKEVRVFRKLPDKIVIDIVERKEAFIVKAMNTFVYVDEEGIILNVLSEKNNLDISELNGFSINNIIIGNNLKLEDEISTSEILNFIDRCSKASILNQISIIKKDKEDELVITLKNGINIEFGNLKEIEHKLAFIKSILEDLKLKGINKGKICFNKGKNPVFVPVGN
- a CDS encoding DUF881 domain-containing protein, which translates into the protein MNNAKNKLALGIVCVFLGLIMSLQFKTVNRVVGKGQLISNRAKEYTIEYQKLQTDKEELTKQLDDLNEKIKKYEDSASKENVYVEELTKEKQKYKMIAGYENVEGPGIELIIDDPDIEVLIGDNTSYFVYNYDTIMTIISFLNTAEAEAISINGLRYTNYTEILPVGNHLNINGVSIGAPIEIKAIGPPDKLESALVFKGGIIDQLKRNELKVDLKQSDLITIQGYKKIMNFRYAKPVNGN
- a CDS encoding DUF881 domain-containing protein → MKRNNYYKIILFFAGLLIGSFLITQYRHDGFKYYFVSLNAVQEIQDSIISTNDEIANLRNLISEKQKELLRVQDAVNDGNVVKILKEEIGNVKNVAGMTNLRGSGIMIRISDGTRHDKDEDISNYVVHDSDILNIINDLKAAGAEAISIKGQRVLSTSEIHCGGPVIWINKRSVSNPFVINVIGNPKQLYAAINAPGTNGDLLKKYINIDTKISDNIFIPRFYEDIDFIYAKPIKEGDD